Proteins from one Malaya genurostris strain Urasoe2022 chromosome 2, Malgen_1.1, whole genome shotgun sequence genomic window:
- the LOC131433127 gene encoding myb-like protein D, with the protein NNNNNNNNNNNNNNNNNNNNNNNNNNNNNNNNNNNNNNNNNNNNNNNNNNNNNNNNNNNNNNNNNNNNNNNNNNNNNNNNNNNNNNNNNNNNNNNNNNNNNNNNNNNNNNNNNNNNNNNNNNNNNNNNNNNNNNNNNNNNNNNNNNNNNNNNNNNNNNNNNNNNNNNNNNN; encoded by the coding sequence aataataataataataataataataataataataataataataataataataataataataataataataataataataataataataataataataataataataataataataataataataataataataataataataataataataataataataataataataataataataataataataataataataataataataataataataataataataataataataataataataataataataataataataataataataataataataataataataataataataataataataataataataataataataataataataataataataataataataataataataataataataataataataataataataataataataataataataataataataataataataataataataataataataataataataataataataataataataataataataataataataataataataataataataataataataat